In a genomic window of Verrucomicrobiota bacterium:
- a CDS encoding NAD-dependent epimerase/dehydratase family protein, producing the protein MKCFVTGAGGFIGANLVHELRACGHAVRALLRPQSDLRGLAGVEFERVTGDVGNPALLRDAMRGCDWCFHVAASYHLWLRDYTPMFAANVDGTRNVIEAAAAAGCSRIIYTSTVGCVGLPKSLDGVVTPTDEAAPVSEAQMSNPYKLSKWRAEVVALELAGRGLPVVIVNPSAPVGPRDVKPTPTGKVIVDFLNREMPAYLDTGLNWVHVRDVAVGHILAAEKGRVGERYILGHAGGNWTMEQAFAVLEEISGVPAPRFRVPYGLALAAAHIGEALARFTGQPPKAPLAGVRMAKYKMFFNADKAVRELGLPQTPPKQALIDAVEWFRANGYVKTTSRRP; encoded by the coding sequence ATGAAATGTTTCGTCACCGGCGCAGGCGGGTTTATCGGCGCGAACCTGGTCCACGAACTCCGCGCGTGCGGGCATGCAGTTCGCGCGCTGCTGCGGCCGCAAAGCGATCTTCGCGGCCTTGCCGGCGTCGAGTTCGAGCGCGTCACCGGCGATGTCGGTAATCCGGCGCTTTTGCGGGACGCGATGCGCGGGTGCGACTGGTGTTTCCACGTCGCGGCGAGTTACCACCTGTGGCTGCGCGATTATACCCCGATGTTCGCGGCCAACGTGGACGGGACGCGCAACGTGATCGAGGCCGCGGCAGCCGCCGGCTGCTCGCGCATCATTTACACCAGCACCGTGGGCTGCGTCGGATTGCCGAAATCCCTTGACGGCGTCGTGACGCCGACGGATGAAGCCGCGCCCGTCTCGGAAGCTCAGATGTCCAATCCGTACAAGCTCTCGAAATGGAGAGCCGAGGTGGTCGCCCTCGAACTGGCTGGTCGCGGCTTGCCCGTAGTCATTGTGAATCCGAGCGCGCCGGTCGGCCCTCGAGACGTCAAACCCACGCCCACGGGCAAGGTCATTGTGGACTTTCTGAACCGCGAAATGCCCGCTTACCTCGACACCGGGCTGAACTGGGTTCATGTCCGCGATGTCGCGGTCGGGCACATTCTGGCGGCGGAGAAGGGGCGCGTCGGCGAGCGCTACATTCTCGGCCATGCCGGCGGCAATTGGACGATGGAACAAGCTTTTGCCGTCCTGGAAGAAATCTCCGGCGTGCCCGCGCCAAGATTCCGCGTGCCGTATGGGCTGGCGCTGGCTGCGGCGCACATCGGCGAAGCGCTGGCACGATTCACGGGCCAGCCGCCCAAAGCTCCGTTGGCGGGCGTGCGCATGGCCAAATACAAGATGTTTTTCAACGCGGACAAGGCCGTGCGCGAACTGGGCTTGCCGCAGACTCCTCCGAAGCAGGCGTTGATCGACGCTGTCGAGTGGTTCAGAGCCAACGGGTACGTCAAAACCACTTCTAGAAGGCCGTGA